The following proteins come from a genomic window of Nostoc sp. TCL26-01:
- a CDS encoding DsbA family protein, which produces MRQLWQYLRNWAILSLLCLVLGWSLPAQAANRPNPELEQQVLQILRQHPETIIESLQAYQQQQQQQINQARAAFFNDLKTHPQIAIADSPILGITPAKNLIVEFSDFQCPYCAEAHKKLNQLLAKHQNDVTLVYKHLPLIPVHAEAMPAARASWAANQQGKFWEYHDALFTNQKRLGEDLYLEIAKKLQLDMDKFNSDRLLADTTISKDIQLAQSLGVDGTPFFVMNNQNFSGALQVTEIAGKLAS; this is translated from the coding sequence ATGCGTCAACTTTGGCAATATCTACGGAACTGGGCAATATTGAGTTTATTATGTCTAGTTTTAGGTTGGTCACTACCAGCACAAGCAGCAAATCGTCCCAATCCTGAATTAGAGCAGCAGGTTTTACAAATTCTCCGCCAACACCCAGAAACAATTATCGAATCGCTCCAAGCGTATCAGCAGCAACAGCAACAGCAAATCAATCAAGCCAGAGCAGCATTTTTCAATGATTTAAAAACTCATCCGCAAATTGCGATCGCTGACTCTCCGATTCTGGGCATTACTCCTGCAAAAAACTTGATCGTAGAATTTTCTGATTTTCAATGCCCTTATTGTGCTGAGGCGCATAAAAAATTAAACCAGTTATTAGCCAAGCATCAAAATGATGTGACATTAGTTTACAAGCATCTACCCTTGATTCCTGTTCATGCTGAAGCTATGCCTGCGGCTAGAGCAAGTTGGGCAGCAAATCAACAAGGTAAATTTTGGGAGTACCACGATGCTTTGTTTACTAATCAAAAGCGACTGGGTGAAGATTTGTATCTAGAGATTGCCAAAAAACTCCAGTTGGACATGGATAAGTTTAACAGCGATCGCCTTTTAGCTGACACCACCATTAGTAAAGACATCCAACTAGCACAAAGTTTGGGTGTTGATGGCACACCTTTCTTTGTCATGAATAATCAAAACTTCTCTGGAGCCTTACAAGTAACCGAAATAGCAGGGAAATTAGCCTCTTAG
- a CDS encoding CYTH domain-containing protein, with amino-acid sequence MAKEIERKFLVNGDSWRSLGTGSLYRQGYIPAQGASVRIRVVGNQGYLTIKSPPINYSRSEFEYPIPLTDAQEILDTLCIRPFIEKIRYKIEWGGVIWEIDEFSGANQGLIVAEVELTDEAQQIEIPAWIGKEVTGDDRYFNSYLVQHPFSQW; translated from the coding sequence ATGGCCAAAGAAATTGAGCGCAAATTTTTAGTCAACGGAGATAGTTGGCGATCGCTAGGTACAGGTAGTTTATATCGTCAAGGATACATCCCTGCACAAGGGGCTAGTGTACGTATCCGCGTAGTTGGCAATCAAGGTTATTTAACAATCAAAAGTCCCCCCATCAATTATTCTCGGTCAGAATTTGAGTATCCTATTCCGCTAACAGATGCCCAAGAAATACTCGATACGCTCTGTATTCGCCCGTTTATCGAAAAAATTAGATACAAAATCGAGTGGGGTGGTGTAATTTGGGAAATAGATGAATTTTCCGGTGCTAATCAAGGCTTAATCGTGGCAGAAGTGGAACTGACAGATGAAGCACAACAGATAGAAATTCCTGCCTGGATTGGGAAAGAAGTCACCGGAGATGATAGATATTTCAACAGTTATTTAGTCCAACATCCATTTTCGCAATGGTGA
- a CDS encoding hybrid sensor histidine kinase/response regulator, with amino-acid sequence MSMLQYPLDEFLVTVSSCCETSTLAMVLEMFEQEQCDRLVIVNQQQCPVGLLYSGQLAQKFLATAGDELFVNLQKPLLNLSQALIEPIQILPASHRIEQLSSFWQYHPGQTHNIESALVDAEGKFLGLLNSVKLLALLAKEQVKTGAIASRYSASPNSSIRQNQNTNTEQLGESSFRRSATLGKTPSPKSYQHQIQLHQPLVQLLERLPWPLMLQTSGGEILTQNLAWWQQLGTLKDPEGIRQQVEAILAATRIKQPEYIGQKPAPHHRSHEQVGEESVSSLPTTGLLPVSPQNPYEAGENPKNSASRCFLDRQMGTCTCVVEVEDGQERVWQFAKIPLDSPDLKFANTDNLWLVLATDVTEQQQLCKELAAKNADLVQLNRLKDEFLACISHELKTPLTAVLGLSRLLVDQQLGKLNERQARYAGLIHQSGRHLMSVVNDILDLTRMETGQMDLTLVPVSIRAVCDRALSEAKAIHNQTSKTPTANQTATIQPSIPEFTLSIEPGLDQIVADELRLRQMLVHLLSNAFKFTEISGEIGLRVSRWEGWVAFTVWDTGIGIPEHQQHLIFQKFQQLENPLTRQFEGTGLGLVLTRALARLHGGDVSFLSRESKGSQFTLLLPPSPPTGSFADSEEEITEEPDTSSRTTATSKQLVANPGQNYPACSPRLVLVVEAVARYIEDLTDQLKSLGYRVVIARSGTEAVEKARRLQPKAIFLNPLLPLLSGWDVLTLLKSDAATRHISVVVTATGAEKELAFANRADGFLSLPVEQQSLIPLLDKLCAAPQEQQPGLENDENIERKKPLRILRLVNPELESTTSHSSLQEHRIIEVDDLDQAELLARVWQFDVILLDVEPSLAQKYLKELVQHPRLAALPLVTCDVATTLAASQIPGLSVFPCLTPLGVDNHTQKIDPLLSVLQIASGICYPPSILVVDLTMLQDIPQPKRRQAKGYSTQKSSGETPERGTEWFQALIQYLQTAGLKATMARCWAEVIQQIRHQNVDLLLICLGESTIHPEILQALTALPDLPFDLPPILVIEQRLNHVQVSSRSKLTSVKRTHLPKTEVESVQTIVKAIATHVVPRSTSMEDLLNQIHQALSLNERQRRCDG; translated from the coding sequence TAGCAATGGTGCTGGAGATGTTTGAGCAAGAGCAATGCGATCGCCTGGTAATTGTGAATCAGCAGCAATGCCCTGTGGGGTTGCTGTACTCTGGCCAGCTAGCACAAAAGTTTTTGGCAACCGCAGGAGATGAGCTATTTGTAAATTTACAAAAACCACTGTTAAACCTCAGCCAAGCCTTAATTGAGCCAATACAGATATTACCAGCCAGCCACCGCATTGAGCAATTGAGTTCATTTTGGCAATATCATCCTGGACAAACGCACAATATAGAATCGGCATTGGTAGATGCTGAGGGCAAATTCTTAGGATTACTCAATAGTGTAAAATTATTGGCACTGCTAGCGAAAGAGCAGGTAAAGACAGGAGCGATCGCTTCTCGTTACTCAGCTAGCCCAAACTCATCAATTAGACAAAATCAAAATACAAATACTGAACAGTTGGGTGAATCTAGTTTTCGGCGATCAGCTACGCTGGGCAAAACGCCATCACCCAAAAGCTATCAACACCAGATCCAGCTACACCAACCACTAGTACAACTCCTAGAACGGTTGCCTTGGCCTTTGATGTTGCAAACAAGTGGCGGGGAAATATTAACCCAAAATTTAGCTTGGTGGCAGCAATTAGGAACCTTGAAAGACCCAGAAGGCATTAGACAACAAGTAGAAGCAATTTTAGCGGCTACTCGCATTAAACAACCAGAATATATCGGGCAAAAACCTGCACCACATCACAGAAGTCATGAACAAGTAGGTGAAGAGTCAGTCAGCAGTTTACCCACGACCGGCTTGCTGCCCGTATCCCCTCAAAATCCCTATGAAGCTGGCGAAAATCCCAAAAATAGCGCTAGTCGCTGCTTTTTAGATCGGCAGATGGGTACTTGTACCTGTGTGGTGGAAGTAGAAGATGGACAGGAGCGAGTTTGGCAGTTTGCCAAAATTCCTCTGGATAGCCCAGATTTAAAATTTGCCAACACAGATAACCTCTGGCTTGTGTTAGCCACTGATGTTACCGAACAGCAACAACTATGTAAAGAACTAGCCGCCAAAAATGCCGACTTGGTGCAACTCAATCGCTTAAAAGATGAGTTTCTCGCTTGCATTAGCCATGAACTGAAGACTCCCCTGACTGCGGTTTTGGGATTATCAAGGTTGCTAGTAGATCAGCAATTGGGCAAACTGAATGAGAGACAAGCTCGTTATGCGGGACTAATTCATCAAAGTGGTCGTCACCTGATGAGTGTAGTTAATGACATTTTGGATTTAACCCGCATGGAAACAGGGCAGATGGATTTAACCCTAGTGCCGGTGAGTATTCGGGCAGTGTGCGATCGCGCTCTCTCGGAAGCAAAAGCCATTCATAATCAAACTAGTAAAACTCCAACGGCTAATCAAACAGCCACAATACAACCATCAATCCCCGAATTCACACTCTCAATTGAACCAGGTTTAGACCAAATTGTCGCCGATGAACTACGCTTACGGCAAATGTTGGTACACTTACTTTCCAACGCCTTTAAATTTACCGAAATATCCGGTGAAATTGGCTTGCGGGTGAGTCGTTGGGAAGGCTGGGTAGCCTTTACGGTCTGGGATACAGGCATCGGTATTCCTGAACATCAACAACATTTAATCTTCCAAAAATTCCAACAACTAGAAAATCCTCTCACTCGTCAGTTTGAAGGTACAGGTTTAGGACTAGTCTTAACTAGAGCCTTAGCTCGTCTCCACGGTGGTGATGTTAGTTTCTTGTCGCGGGAAAGCAAAGGTAGTCAATTTACTTTATTGTTACCACCTAGCCCACCTACAGGCAGTTTTGCTGATTCAGAGGAGGAAATAACCGAAGAACCTGATACCTCTAGCCGAACTACAGCAACATCAAAACAGTTGGTTGCTAACCCTGGACAAAATTACCCCGCCTGTTCCCCTCGATTAGTGCTAGTAGTCGAAGCTGTAGCTCGATATATAGAAGATTTGACCGATCAACTCAAAAGTTTAGGTTATCGAGTCGTCATCGCTCGCTCAGGTACAGAAGCGGTGGAAAAAGCCCGACGATTACAGCCAAAAGCCATATTTTTGAACCCCCTACTACCTTTGTTGTCGGGTTGGGATGTACTCACTTTACTCAAATCTGATGCCGCAACTCGCCATATTTCCGTCGTGGTTACAGCTACAGGGGCAGAAAAAGAGCTAGCATTTGCTAACCGTGCCGATGGTTTCTTAAGCTTACCAGTAGAGCAGCAATCACTGATTCCATTGCTAGACAAGTTATGCGCTGCACCACAAGAACAGCAGCCGGGTTTAGAAAATGATGAAAATATCGAACGAAAGAAACCTTTACGAATTCTCAGATTAGTCAATCCTGAATTAGAGTCAACCACTTCCCACTCTTCCTTGCAGGAACATCGCATCATCGAAGTCGATGATTTGGATCAAGCCGAACTTCTCGCTAGGGTTTGGCAGTTTGATGTGATTTTACTTGATGTCGAACCATCCCTGGCACAAAAGTATCTCAAAGAATTAGTTCAACACCCCCGATTAGCGGCTTTACCGTTGGTAACTTGTGATGTAGCCACAACTCTGGCTGCTTCCCAAATCCCTGGACTTTCCGTATTTCCCTGTTTAACACCCTTGGGCGTTGACAATCACACTCAAAAAATCGATCCTTTACTATCTGTACTACAAATTGCCTCTGGTATCTGTTATCCACCCAGTATTCTGGTAGTTGATTTGACAATGCTACAGGACATACCACAGCCCAAACGTAGACAGGCAAAAGGTTACAGTACCCAAAAAAGCTCTGGGGAAACTCCTGAAAGGGGAACTGAATGGTTCCAAGCTTTAATCCAGTATCTACAAACAGCCGGATTGAAGGCAACTATGGCACGTTGTTGGGCAGAAGTTATTCAACAAATTCGCCATCAAAATGTAGACTTGCTACTAATTTGCTTAGGAGAATCAACCATCCATCCAGAAATACTCCAAGCCTTAACAGCTTTGCCAGACTTACCATTTGATCTACCACCGATTTTAGTCATTGAGCAGAGATTAAATCACGTTCAAGTCAGTTCTCGCAGTAAGTTAACGTCAGTAAAACGGACTCATTTGCCCAAAACTGAAGTGGAATCAGTACAAACAATTGTCAAAGCGATCGCTACCCATGTTGTACCACGTTCTACATCAATGGAAGACCTATTAAACCAGATTCATCAAGCTTTAAGTCTGAATGAACGTCAAAGAAGATGTGATGGGTAA